Part of the Hyphomicrobiales bacterium genome, GGCGCAACGACCTCGCCGACTTCGTGCAGATCTACCGCAACGGCAAGATCGCCATGAAGCTCGACGAGGGCGAGGCGATCGTCGACGTGCATATCTGCGCCGACGACCAGGACGTGCTGCTGACCACCGCGCTCGGCCAGTGCATCCGCTTCCGGGTCACCGACATCAGGGTGTTCAAGGGCCGCGACTCCGTCGGCGTGCGCGGCATCAAGCTGACGGAGGGGGACCGGGTCATCTCTATGTCGCTGCTCTACCATGTCGAGGCGACGCCGGCCGAGCGCGCCGCCTATCTGAAGCGCGCCGCGGCAATGCGCCGGGCGGCAAACGGCGAGGAGAGCGTCGAGGAACCGGCGCTCGAAGGCGAGGAGGTCGATGAGGAGGCCGAGCTCGGCACCGAGCGCTACGCCGAGATGGGGGCGGCCGAGCAGTTCGTGCTGGCGGTTTCAGAGAACGGCTACGGCAAGCGCAGCTCATCTTACGAGTACCGGGCCTCCGGGCGCGGCGGCAAGGGCATCATCGCCATGACTGTGAACGAGCGCAACGGGCCTCTCGTCGCCTCCTTCCCGGTCGAGGACGGCGACCAGATCATGTTGGTGACCGACGGCGGGCAGCTGATCCGTTGCCCGGTCGACGGCATCCGCATCATCGGCCGCTCGACGCAAGGGGTCATCGTCTTCGACACCGCGGAGGGCGAGCGGGTGGTCTCGGTCGAGCATATCCGCGAGGAGGAAGAGGCGGAGGAGGGCGCGGCGGAGAATAATGGCGAATAAGCCGGTGTTCGCTCTTGTAGAATCGGTTCACGTCCGTATTCCGTTCACCGTCACCCCGACGAAAGTCGGGGGCCGGAGGCAATCCGC contains:
- a CDS encoding DNA gyrase C-terminal beta-propeller domain-containing protein; the encoded protein is LQENEIITTIMPLPEDEASWEGLHVMFATTGGTVRRNDLADFVQIYRNGKIAMKLDEGEAIVDVHICADDQDVLLTTALGQCIRFRVTDIRVFKGRDSVGVRGIKLTEGDRVISMSLLYHVEATPAERAAYLKRAAAMRRAANGEESVEEPALEGEEVDEEAELGTERYAEMGAAEQFVLAVSENGYGKRSSSYEYRASGRGGKGIIAMTVNERNGPLVASFPVEDGDQIMLVTDGGQLIRCPVDGIRIIGRSTQGVIVFDTAEGERVVSVEHIREEEEAEEGAAENNGE